A genomic stretch from Pseudoliparis swirei isolate HS2019 ecotype Mariana Trench chromosome 18, NWPU_hadal_v1, whole genome shotgun sequence includes:
- the stx18 gene encoding syntaxin-18: MAADITLLFRASVKTVKTRNKAIGVGFDSSPRDEIFKRSRAKSSFSPKAKEVISNITKLKDFLLQHRKDYVSAGSLISSDLTRMTDNERDQIDQDAQIFMRTCSEAIRQLRLEAEKQVTSAQIKKHRGAVLDLIEVYLRGVCKLYSEQRAVRVKRTVDKKRLSRLEPEHRGKVPRMEETVKEESPERSVSEVPDRPVGLWDPEGRAEDELSPEEVQMFEQENQRLVGEMNSLVDEVRQIEGKVVEISRLQEVFAEKVLQQETDIGSIHQLVVGATENVKEGNEDIREAIKNNAGFRVWILFFLVMCSFSLLFLDWYDS; this comes from the exons ATGGCGgcggacatcacgctgctgttCAGGGCCAGCGTGAAGACGGTGAAGACCCGCAACAAGGCGATCGGAGTCGGCTTTGACTCGTCGCCCAGAGATGAGATCTTCAAGAGGAGCAGAGCCAAGAGCAGCTTCTCCCCGAAGGCCAAGGAAGTG ATCTCGAACATCACCAAGCTCAAAGACTTTCTGCTGCAGCACCGGAAAGATTACGTGAGCGCGGGAAG CCTCATCTCGTCGGATCTGACCCGCATGACGGACAACGAGCGGGACCAGATCGACCAGGACGCCCAGATCTTCATGAGGACCTGCTCCGAGGCCATCAGGCAGCTGCGCCTCGAAG CAGAGAAGCAGGTGACGTCGGCCCAGATCAAGAAGCACCGAGGGGCCGTGCTGGACCTCATAGAGGTCTACCTGAGAG GAGTCTGTAAGCTGTACTCTGAGCAGAGAGCCGTCCGCGTGAAGAGGACGGTGGACAAGAAGAGGCT GTCCCGGCTGGAGCCGGAGCACCGCGGCAAGGTGCCCAGGATGGAGGAGACTGTGAAGGAGGAAAGTCCTG AGAGGAGCGTGTCGGAGGTCCCGGACCGCCCCGTGGGCCTGTGGGACCCGGAGGGCCGAGCGGAGGACGAGCTCTCGCCGGAGGAGGTCCAGATG ttcgaGCAGGAGAACCAGAGGCTGGTGGGGGAGATGAACAGCCTGGTGGACGAAGTGAG GCAGATCGAGGGCAAGGTGGTGGAGATCTCTCGCCTGCAGGAGGTCTTTGCTGAGAAGGTCCTGCAGCAg GAAACGGATATCGGCAGCATCCATCAGCTGGTGGTGGGCGCCACGGAGAACGTCAAGGAGGGAAACGAGGACATCCGAGAG GCGATCAAAAACAACGCGGGCTTCCGGGTCTGGATCCTGTTCTTCCTGGTCATGTGCTCCTTCTCGCTGCTCTTCCTGGATTGGTACGACAGCTAA
- the LOC130208437 gene encoding neuronal vesicle trafficking-associated protein 1-like has translation MVKLGNNFMEKKSSGKKKEEEEEEEEGFDTIPLITPLDASQLQFPPLDKVVVKTKADYIDSRKATLRSPKIAEFSISVIEGVSERLKVTLLVVCALAFLVCVVFLVVYKVYQYEQPCPDSFVYMQGRCVPAGMYGGFPPQAPGGRGRLFTLINHYNMAKQTITRSVSPWMAIMSEEKVTQQETAQKLA, from the exons ATGGTGAAATTGGGGAATAATTTCATGGAGAAGAAGAGCagcgggaagaagaaggaggaggaagaagaggaggaggaggggttcgACACCATCCCGCTCATCACGCCGCTCGATGCCAGCCAGCTGCAGTTCCCCCCTCTggacaag GTGGTGGTGAAGACGAAGGCGGACTACATCGACAGCAGGAAGGCGACGCTGCGCTCGCCGAAGATCGCCGAGTTCTCCATCAGCGTCATCGAAGGAGTTTCAGAAAGACTCAAA GTGACCTTGCTGGTGGTCTGTGCGCTGGCCttcctggtgtgtgtggtgttcctCGTGGTCTACAAGGTGTACCAGTACGAGCAGCCGTGCCCCGACAGCTTCGTGTACATG CAGGGCCGCTGCGTGCCGGCCGGGATGTACGGCGGCTTCCCCCCCCAGGCCCCCGGGGGCCGCGGCCGGCTCTTCACCCTCATCAACCACTACAACATGGCCAAGCAGACCATCACCCGCTCCGTGTCGCCCTGGATGGCCATCATGTCGGAGGAGAAGGTGACCCAGCAGGAGACGGCCCAGAAGCTGGCTTGA
- the LOC130208438 gene encoding uncharacterized protein LOC130208438 isoform X2 — MSSRKRRPNWTDQECLLLAQLMQERKEVIRGKCSSGVSIQDKRQAWEEIAQSINIAFPQIQRTVSDCNKKWENLLAKSKEEIKRQRRQGLSEGLSVVHFSPVTQVVISVMNLSEILDREDASLSEFVEAQQNSSDEDGHEHRLDERFSHTRPLRELHLPSYPDAPSSPAEQKMSDLMDVSRSLAVHFSAHHHHGAAAPPGRPEAPASSPPAGHRTTLQERMDLEMSVLRRQEAVLKLQEEYYTLKIQQMKKQTGPRSEA; from the exons ATGTCCAGCAGGAAGCGGAGACCCAACTGGACCGACCAGGAGTGTCTTCTTCTGGCTCAGCTGAtgcaggagaggaaggaggtcatCAGAGGGAAGTGCAGCAGCGGCGTGTCCATACAGGACAAAAGACAAGCCTGGGAGGAAATCGCCCAATCCATCAACATCGCCTTTCCACAGATTCAGCGCACAGTTTCTGACTGCAACAAGAAGTGGGAAAACCTGCTGGCCAAGTCCAAGGAGGAGATCAAACGACAGAGAAGACAAGGACTCTCAG AAGGCCTGTCCGTGGTGCACTTCAGCCCCGTGACCCAGGTGGTGATCTCTGTGATGAACCTCTCAGAGATCCTGGACAGAGAAGACGCTTCACTCTCTGAGTTTGTGGAAGCTCAACAAAACAG caGTGATGAAGACGGACACGAGCACAGGCTGGATGAAcggttctcacacacacgccccctgagggagctccacctccccTCGTACCCCGATGCACCTTCTTCTCCGGCAGAGCAGAAAATGTCTGATTTGATGGACGTCTCCAGATCCCTGGCGGTGCACTTCAGCGCTCACCACCACCAcggcgccgccgcccccccgggGCGCCCGGAGGCCCCCGCCTCCTCGCCCCCGGCCGGTCACCGCACGACGCTGCAGGAGCGGATGGATTTGGAGATGTCCGtgctgaggagacaggaggcggTCCTCAAGCTGCAGGAGGAGTATTACACACTGAAGATTCAGCAGATGAAAAAGCAAACGGGGCCGCGCTCAGAGGCCTGA
- the LOC130208438 gene encoding uncharacterized protein LOC130208438 isoform X1 codes for MKRMTCVIMPSQLLEGMSSRKRRPNWTDQECLLLAQLMQERKEVIRGKCSSGVSIQDKRQAWEEIAQSINIAFPQIQRTVSDCNKKWENLLAKSKEEIKRQRRQGLSEGLSVVHFSPVTQVVISVMNLSEILDREDASLSEFVEAQQNSSDEDGHEHRLDERFSHTRPLRELHLPSYPDAPSSPAEQKMSDLMDVSRSLAVHFSAHHHHGAAAPPGRPEAPASSPPAGHRTTLQERMDLEMSVLRRQEAVLKLQEEYYTLKIQQMKKQTGPRSEA; via the exons atgaagaggatgacgtGTGTAATAATGCCATCACAACTTCTTGAAGGGATGTCCAGCAGGAAGCGGAGACCCAACTGGACCGACCAGGAGTGTCTTCTTCTGGCTCAGCTGAtgcaggagaggaaggaggtcatCAGAGGGAAGTGCAGCAGCGGCGTGTCCATACAGGACAAAAGACAAGCCTGGGAGGAAATCGCCCAATCCATCAACATCGCCTTTCCACAGATTCAGCGCACAGTTTCTGACTGCAACAAGAAGTGGGAAAACCTGCTGGCCAAGTCCAAGGAGGAGATCAAACGACAGAGAAGACAAGGACTCTCAG AAGGCCTGTCCGTGGTGCACTTCAGCCCCGTGACCCAGGTGGTGATCTCTGTGATGAACCTCTCAGAGATCCTGGACAGAGAAGACGCTTCACTCTCTGAGTTTGTGGAAGCTCAACAAAACAG caGTGATGAAGACGGACACGAGCACAGGCTGGATGAAcggttctcacacacacgccccctgagggagctccacctccccTCGTACCCCGATGCACCTTCTTCTCCGGCAGAGCAGAAAATGTCTGATTTGATGGACGTCTCCAGATCCCTGGCGGTGCACTTCAGCGCTCACCACCACCAcggcgccgccgcccccccgggGCGCCCGGAGGCCCCCGCCTCCTCGCCCCCGGCCGGTCACCGCACGACGCTGCAGGAGCGGATGGATTTGGAGATGTCCGtgctgaggagacaggaggcggTCCTCAAGCTGCAGGAGGAGTATTACACACTGAAGATTCAGCAGATGAAAAAGCAAACGGGGCCGCGCTCAGAGGCCTGA